The DNA region CCCTGCTTAGCCAATACATTGAGGTTCTGGGTGTATTGCTCTAAGGGGCTCTCCTTGCCACCAGACGATGCATCCTCGGTCTCTTGGGCAGCCTCAGCAGGCTTCACACTCTCAGTTTGATCTTTACGTACACCGTGGCTAATAAAGTTCACCACATCCAAACGAGTAACGCCTTGCTGTTGCAAGAAATACACCGCATGAGAATCTTTTTCACCAAAGATAGCTACGAGCACATTTGCTCCGGTAACTTCCTTCTTCCCATTTGAAGTAGATTGCACGTGCATGATGGCGCGCTGGATCACTCGCTGAAAACCCAGGGTTGGCTGGGTATCAACTTCATCGTTACCCGGAACCACAGGCGTGTTGTCGTTAATAAAATTTTTGAGCTGGGCACGAAGCTCAGCAATATTGACAGCGCAGGCTTTTAAAACCTCCACCGCGGTTGCATTGTCTAGTAAGGCGGCGAGCAAATGCTCCACCGTAATAAATTCATGTCTTGAAGCTCGCGCATCAACAAACGCCATGTGCAAACTTACTTCTAATTCCTGGGCAATCATGCTTCCTCCATAGTGCACTGTAGTGGGTGACCCGCTTCGCGGGAGAGCTCGATAACTTGATGCACTTTTGTTGCTGCAACATCACGTGTAAATAAACCGCAAATGCCTTTACCAACTAAATGAACCTGCAACATGATCCGTGTAGCTGTCTCATGATCCTTATTAAAATACTCCTGAATGACCATCACCACAAATTCCATTGGCGTGTAGTCGTCATTCAATAATAAAACTTTATACATCGAAGGCGACTTTAGTTTCTCGGCCTGTTTTTCGAGAAGAATGGTGTCTTCAATGTGGGGGTTGTTTGGATTGCCAACCGTTGGATTTTTCGTTGTACGACTCATATGAAACATTCTAAACACAGATATAAAAATTAGGATTTGAAAGCTTTGTTGCAAAAAAACCATCAAGAAAGGGCCTTAAACACTATATTGGGGCATTTTTCGATAAAAAAAGGGGGGTTAAAGAGTAACTATATTTACCCACCCCCTTGACACCCCACCATAAAGGGCAAACAATCAGGGGGTAGGCTTTATTTGAAGTCCTATTTAGGCGTGTTGTAGAGCGAGACTGATTAAAAAGTATTCACCCTCATCACGGTTGTTTTAAGTTTATGTAATGGAGTTCGCATGGCGACCGGAATTGTTAAGTGGTTCAATGATGCAAAAGGTTTTGGCTTTATCAAACCTGATGATGGTGAAGAAGAGTTGTTTGCGCATTTCAGCGCAATCACAATGCCTGGGTTTAAAACACTCAAGGAAAACCAAAAGGTAACGTTTGACATTACCCAAGGTCCTAAGGGCAAGCAAGCTACTAATATCCAAGCAGCTTAATCTGCTTTAGATCATTACTAAAACCCAGGACTTGTTCCTGGGTTTTTTTTCGCCTACATTTTCTTGTCTTGCCAGCCCTGCCTTAGAATCAGTTCACACCCACTAATCAAAACACCATGCGCTCACACAACATCAAACAATTCATCTTTTCACTGACGGTGATTGCTGGCATATTTTCAAGCACTACTTTTGCACAGCAGAATGTAGGCTTGCCAATAATTGAACTAAAGACAGGCATCTATCGTATTCAGGCCGAGTTAGCCGATACACCCAAGGCTCGCGAGGTCGGACTTATGAATCGCACCAGTATGCCTACGAACTCTGGCATGCTTTTTATCTTTGAGCAAAAAGCAGGGCATTGCTTCTGGATGAACAACACCAAGATTCCCTTATCGATTGCGTTCATTGCTGATGACGGCAAGATCGTGAATATCGAAGAGATGCAAGCGGAGACCACCAACAACCACTGCCCTAAGGCAGCAGTGCGTTATGCACTTGAGATGAATAAACAGTGGTTCTCCGAGAGAGTCATCGTGCCAGGCACGGTCATTCAGGGATTACCTAAAAGGTAGAGCATCTAGTTCTTTAAGATAAATTGCGCTGCGGCCTTAATAAATTCAGGCTCCTTTTCATTAAAGCCGTGGTATGCCTTTGAGCCACATACATCACCCTCGCTCACACCGCCCTCCATCGCAATAAACTGGGATGGAGATTTGCTGGGTCTATTTTTAATAATTCCCTCTGAGGTAGAAAAAGGAGTGCTTGCACAGCCGTCATCCACATGATGAATGGCTTGTACTGGCATAGTGACATCCGAGTCAATGGAGGCCGAGCGATAGGTACCGGCAACAATAACTCCAGAAATTAATGCCGCCTGATCTTTTCCACCATTCGCAAACTCTGTAACACTCACAGTCCCCATGCTGTGACCAAAAATCCAAATAGGTAAATTGAGCTTCTCTTTGTAATAGCGCACAACATTCAAGATTCTTTGCTGGTGATTTCTAATAGATCTGGAGTTTCTCATTCCGCCCCCTAAATCATAGGGCGTATCAACCAATATGGCATCTATTCCGTATTGAGCCCATAAATTCTTTGAGCGCACGAAAGTATGGAAGTTAGTACTAGATCCATCATCCTGAAGACGCAACATGCCACCACCACCGGGAAACAATAAAACTACTGCCTTTGCCTTTGGTGTCGGTATCAGTAGCGTTCTTGTTGGTGGGTCATCCTTGTACGGGACATCAAAAATCTGCGCACTCACTAAATTAGAGAACGCGATCCCAATAAAAAAGGTTATTTGTACTAGCTTCATGCTCTCTTTTGTACACCGATCCACATGAAAAAACCACCCGTAGGTGGTTTTTCTACTCTTAGCCAAAGGACTTTATTCAAAGTGGCAAACGTAGTGCACTGGAGACTCGGCACGAATAATGAAATAACCGCCCTTTTCTACTTCCCAGCTTTGACCCGCTTTGAACTCCACTTCTGGGGCACCGTTAATGCTGACAAACGCATTGCCATCAACTACTTCCATGATTTCTTTGGTGCTCAGGTCGAAACGTAAAGTGCTTGGCAGTACTACGCCAACAGATTTACGAACACCGTTTGGCAGGGTCACGGCATGGGATACACATTTACCATCGAAAAATACATTGGCTTTTTTGCCTACAGAAACTTGATCAAATTGCATCTTTATTCTTTCTAATCCGAATTACTAGTTTGTTATTTATCTAAATTATTTCGCGCGCTTACGTCTTGCAATTTCAGCAATCCGCATACGTAAGGCATTGAGCTTAATAAATCCACCAGCATCAGCCTGGTTGTATGCGCCGCCATCATCATCAAAGGTAGCGATAGTCTGATCAAACAAAGTATTCGCTGAATCGCGCGAGATCACAGAGACAGATCCTTTGTAGAGCTTCAAACGTACAACACCATTCACCATTTGCTGCGTGTGATCGATTAAGGTCTGTAGAGCCAGACGCTCTGGCGCCCACCACAGACCGTTGTAGATTAAGCTTGCGTAACGTGGCATTAGGTCATCTTTGAGGTGAGCTACTTCACGGTCCAAAGTAATACTCTCAATACCGCGGTGTGCTTTTAACAAGATAGTGCCGCCAGGGGTTTCATAACAGCCACGGCTCTTCATGCCTACAAAGCGGTTCTCAACTAAGTCAAGACGACCAATGCCGTGCATGCCACCAATGCGATTGAGTTCGGCTAATAGCTCATGTGGCTTGTAAGCCTTGCCATTAATCGCCACTGGATCACCAGCACGGAATTCAATTTCAATAATCTCTGCTGCGTCTGGAGCCTTTTCAGGAGATACCGTCCAACGCCACATCGATTCTTCTGCTTCAGCATTTGGGTTCTCGAGATGACGACCTTCGTAGCTGATGTGCAATAAGTTAGCATC from Polynucleobacter sp. AP-Elch-400A-B2 includes:
- a CDS encoding argininosuccinate synthase codes for the protein MSDIKKVVLAYSGGLDTSVILKWLQDTYQCEIVTFTADLGQGEELEPARAKALQFGIKPENIFIDDLREEFVRDFVFPMFRANTIYEGEYLLGTSIARPLIAKRQIGIARATGADSVSHGATGKGNDQVRFELGYYALEPGIKVIAPWREWDLLSREKLMAYAEKHGIPVEMKHKQGGSPYSMDANLLHISYEGRHLENPNAEAEESMWRWTVSPEKAPDAAEIIEIEFRAGDPVAINGKAYKPHELLAELNRIGGMHGIGRLDLVENRFVGMKSRGCYETPGGTILLKAHRGIESITLDREVAHLKDDLMPRYASLIYNGLWWAPERLALQTLIDHTQQMVNGVVRLKLYKGSVSVISRDSANTLFDQTIATFDDDGGAYNQADAGGFIKLNALRMRIAEIARRKRAK
- a CDS encoding DUF192 domain-containing protein, coding for MRSHNIKQFIFSLTVIAGIFSSTTFAQQNVGLPIIELKTGIYRIQAELADTPKAREVGLMNRTSMPTNSGMLFIFEQKAGHCFWMNNTKIPLSIAFIADDGKIVNIEEMQAETTNNHCPKAAVRYALEMNKQWFSERVIVPGTVIQGLPKR
- the clpS gene encoding ATP-dependent Clp protease adapter ClpS, which produces MFHMSRTTKNPTVGNPNNPHIEDTILLEKQAEKLKSPSMYKVLLLNDDYTPMEFVVMVIQEYFNKDHETATRIMLQVHLVGKGICGLFTRDVAATKVHQVIELSREAGHPLQCTMEEA
- a CDS encoding cold-shock protein, with amino-acid sequence MATGIVKWFNDAKGFGFIKPDDGEEELFAHFSAITMPGFKTLKENQKVTFDITQGPKGKQATNIQAA
- a CDS encoding pyrimidine/purine nucleoside phosphorylase; this encodes MQFDQVSVGKKANVFFDGKCVSHAVTLPNGVRKSVGVVLPSTLRFDLSTKEIMEVVDGNAFVSINGAPEVEFKAGQSWEVEKGGYFIIRAESPVHYVCHFE